A single region of the Lactobacillus xylocopicola genome encodes:
- a CDS encoding SLAP domain-containing protein, which yields MQNKKKTRIISAAAALLAVSPIFATTVSTVLADSIVTIDAGTVTSTADAATLKLNVKNVADLVSGNVASKLQVALATPNVPAGAKIEAKDAKVYTNIDAEPNGKGIVGAGSEVQNFAAGFEYYAATTVDITGLTPGKTYEITAGDGVYNLEADNTGKITGIGVISDAFKLFDKSNSGTPIVKEKKEGGSTVTSGEIKLAATDTNVDAIAKLITDKYAVETNGNASADFKNIQDDIRASLTDAGINVKPNGSFAQPMKPFKVTLNLLADNGNTATFDTIVTPAFIVEGTASLKLNIDNLADLDDNAPATKLQTSVTSSTLPIGAKVEKSGIKVYTDVDVEPSGKGLVGSGTEVTNLAKGTDYYAATTLDITGLTPGKIYEITIGDGTYYLEADSAGKITGIGVVSDAFKLFDTTLTGEPVVKENKAGGEVVKSGSVDLTAADTNIAEIAAKITAKYAVSTNGTPTEKADFKDLQADIRAALSGVDANGNFTQPANPFDVILNLIADSGKTGTFKVTVNPAVVIPAPVNPGPVSGGGASTTTPVTGATDGSSKPAEDKVSKTVMHNAYIYDLQHKRVGTETLRAFTKVDVDSKPVKLEDGRLAYKIAEGQYVMADNIDGTSRVLKHNAYVYDTGKKRADKRVLRKGKTVITYGSPYKFKNGKLYYRIGGPAKQYVKVANIR from the coding sequence ATGCAAAATAAGAAAAAAACAAGAATTATAAGTGCTGCTGCCGCTTTGTTAGCGGTTAGTCCGATTTTTGCGACGACAGTATCAACTGTATTAGCTGATTCAATAGTCACTATTGATGCTGGAACAGTTACTAGCACTGCCGACGCTGCTACACTTAAGTTAAACGTCAAAAACGTTGCTGATTTAGTTTCCGGTAATGTTGCTTCTAAGTTGCAAGTGGCACTAGCTACACCAAATGTGCCAGCAGGTGCCAAAATAGAAGCAAAAGACGCAAAGGTTTACACTAATATTGATGCAGAACCAAATGGCAAAGGTATAGTGGGCGCTGGTTCTGAAGTTCAGAATTTTGCTGCGGGCTTTGAGTATTATGCTGCTACAACTGTTGATATTACTGGTTTAACTCCTGGTAAGACATATGAAATCACAGCCGGTGATGGTGTGTATAATCTTGAAGCTGACAACACAGGTAAGATTACCGGAATCGGCGTAATCAGTGATGCATTTAAACTTTTTGATAAAAGCAATAGTGGTACACCAATTGTTAAGGAAAAGAAGGAAGGAGGTTCAACAGTCACTTCAGGCGAAATCAAACTTGCTGCTACGGACACCAATGTTGATGCTATTGCCAAATTGATTACTGATAAATACGCTGTAGAAACTAATGGTAACGCATCAGCAGACTTTAAGAATATTCAAGATGACATTCGTGCCTCCCTTACTGATGCTGGTATTAATGTTAAGCCAAATGGTAGTTTTGCCCAACCAATGAAACCATTTAAGGTTACGTTGAATTTGTTAGCAGATAATGGTAATACTGCCACATTTGATACAATAGTTACTCCAGCCTTTATTGTTGAAGGTACGGCTTCACTTAAGTTAAACATCGACAACCTTGCTGACTTAGATGACAATGCACCTGCTACTAAATTGCAAACATCAGTGACGTCTTCAACTTTGCCGATAGGTGCTAAAGTTGAGAAGTCAGGTATTAAGGTTTACACTGACGTTGATGTAGAACCAAGTGGTAAAGGTTTAGTAGGATCAGGAACAGAAGTTACAAATCTTGCTAAAGGTACTGACTATTATGCAGCCACAACTCTTGATATTACTGGTTTAACTCCTGGTAAAATATATGAAATTACTATCGGTGATGGTACATATTACCTTGAAGCTGATAGTGCAGGTAAGATTACCGGAATCGGTGTAGTTAGCGATGCATTCAAGCTTTTTGATACTACTCTGACTGGTGAACCAGTTGTTAAAGAAAATAAGGCGGGTGGTGAAGTCGTTAAGTCAGGCTCTGTTGACCTGACTGCCGCAGACACCAATATTGCTGAAATCGCAGCTAAGATTACTGCTAAATATGCAGTATCAACTAATGGCACTCCAACTGAGAAAGCTGATTTTAAGGATCTTCAAGCTGATATTCGTGCAGCTCTCAGTGGTGTAGATGCTAACGGTAACTTTACCCAACCAGCAAACCCGTTCGATGTCATTTTGAACTTAATTGCTGATAGCGGTAAGACCGGAACTTTCAAAGTTACGGTTAATCCGGCAGTTGTTATTCCAGCACCTGTCAACCCAGGACCTGTTAGTGGTGGTGGGGCTTCCACTACTACTCCAGTAACTGGTGCTACTGATGGTTCTTCCAAGCCAGCTGAGGACAAGGTATCTAAGACTGTTATGCATAACGCATACATCTACGATCTACAGCACAAGCGTGTGGGCACTGAAACTTTACGTGCCTTCACTAAGGTTGATGTAGATAGTAAACCAGTTAAGCTTGAAGATGGTCGTCTGGCCTACAAGATTGCTGAAGGTCAATACGTAATGGCTGACAACATCGACGGTACTTCACGTGTCTTGAAGCATAATGCTTATGTCTACGATACGGGTAAGAAACGTGCTGACAAGCGTGTTCTGCGTAAAGGTAAGACTGTCATTACTTACGGTTCACCTTACAAATTCAAGAATGGTAAGCTCTACTACCGGATTGGTGGTCCTGCTAAGCAATACGTTAAGGTTGCTAACATTCGTTAA
- a CDS encoding GDSL-type esterase/lipase family protein has protein sequence MKLLLTGDSIIARKEGLQEPHINNDIKKKIPQVEVVNTAISGINSGAFLAMLADLILKKPRGDKLAILLGTNDLALHKQVPPERFKQNIELLVASVICQYYPPNVVLISPPAVDERKQKKRNNKLVERYAGIINEVAHVYQVKFVNLYQAMINAGDLSNLCRGELDDGLHFGAAGYDLLANLLVEQLTR, from the coding sequence ATGAAATTACTTTTAACGGGTGATAGCATAATCGCCCGCAAAGAGGGGCTGCAAGAACCTCATATTAATAATGATATCAAGAAAAAAATACCCCAAGTTGAAGTAGTTAATACAGCAATTTCGGGTATTAATTCAGGAGCATTTTTGGCAATGTTGGCAGATTTAATTTTGAAAAAACCTCGTGGTGATAAACTGGCAATTTTACTTGGAACCAACGACTTGGCCTTACATAAGCAAGTCCCGCCGGAACGCTTTAAGCAAAATATTGAATTACTAGTTGCAAGTGTCATCTGCCAGTACTATCCGCCCAATGTGGTGCTTATTTCGCCACCAGCAGTTGATGAACGTAAGCAGAAAAAACGCAATAATAAGTTAGTAGAGCGCTATGCGGGCATTATCAATGAGGTTGCACACGTCTATCAGGTCAAGTTTGTCAACTTGTACCAGGCGATGATTAATGCGGGCGATTTGTCTAACCTGTGCCGAGGCGAGTTGGATGATGGGCTTCATTTCGGAGCGGCGGGATATGACCTACTGGCTAACTTATTGGTAGAGCAACTGACCAGGTAA
- a CDS encoding Cof-type HAD-IIB family hydrolase, which produces MIKLVACDLDGTLFNRDLAISAENVAAIRAAQTNGIEFLVATGRAPSQSRRTIAAYGLQTGFINLNGALVFDRLGNLQVKHTLPAPKVRAVAAILARHHIYFELVTTEQIYSTDVSQRIVNLAHSLVALNQQVSFKKAVATSAGSDAMRSMVEVSDFGDLLANPQVEIMKIIAFDRRGPAAFSAAKAEIMQLGGVVVTSSAAANIEINDAQAQKGRALLDYAHQKGLKRAEIAAIGDNLNDASMIEAAGTGVAMGNAVPVIKELAQVITKSNNDHGVAAVLREFISNNRKE; this is translated from the coding sequence TTGATTAAGTTAGTAGCTTGCGACTTGGATGGAACCTTGTTCAATCGTGATCTGGCCATATCGGCCGAAAATGTAGCCGCAATCCGAGCAGCCCAAACAAATGGTATTGAGTTTCTGGTGGCCACAGGACGAGCCCCTAGTCAATCACGTCGAACAATTGCAGCTTACGGCCTCCAAACTGGCTTTATCAACCTTAATGGCGCACTGGTTTTTGACCGGCTAGGTAACTTGCAGGTTAAACACACCCTCCCCGCTCCCAAGGTCCGGGCGGTGGCAGCAATCCTGGCCCGGCACCACATTTACTTCGAGTTAGTGACTACAGAGCAGATCTATTCGACGGATGTCAGTCAACGCATCGTCAATCTGGCACACTCACTGGTTGCATTAAACCAGCAGGTCTCTTTTAAAAAAGCCGTGGCAACTTCAGCAGGAAGTGACGCAATGCGCAGCATGGTCGAAGTAAGTGACTTCGGTGACCTCTTAGCCAATCCCCAAGTTGAAATAATGAAAATAATTGCCTTTGACCGTCGTGGACCAGCAGCCTTTAGCGCAGCCAAAGCAGAAATTATGCAACTTGGCGGGGTAGTAGTCACTTCCAGCGCCGCCGCTAACATTGAAATTAACGATGCCCAGGCTCAAAAAGGGCGGGCCCTCCTTGATTATGCCCACCAAAAGGGACTTAAACGTGCAGAAATCGCAGCTATTGGCGACAACCTAAATGATGCCAGCATGATCGAAGCGGCGGGAACCGGTGTGGCAATGGGCAACGCCGTTCCGGTGATCAAGGAACTAGCTCAAGTAATTACTAAGTCAAATAATGATCATGGCGTAGCTGCTGTTTTAAGGGAATTTATTAGCAATAATCGAAAAGAATAG
- a CDS encoding uracil-DNA glycosylase, whose protein sequence is MKKFIGNDWDEVLAPVFESEKYQHLREFLKKEYATKQIFPDMYHIFTAFKLTPFAQSKVVILGQDPYHNPGQATGMSFSVMPGVSLPPSLKNIYQELYDDVGCLPVQHGYLKKWADQGVLMLNAVLTVPYGQANGHQGQGWEEVTDAAIKALSDRGRIVFILWGRYAQNKITLIDQDKNVVIKSAHPSPFSADRGFFGSRPFSRCNAALKDFGATPIDWQLPEQITQADLA, encoded by the coding sequence ATGAAAAAGTTTATTGGTAATGACTGGGATGAAGTTTTGGCTCCAGTCTTTGAAAGTGAAAAGTATCAGCACTTACGTGAATTTTTAAAAAAAGAATACGCCACCAAGCAAATTTTCCCCGACATGTATCATATTTTTACTGCCTTTAAATTAACGCCATTTGCTCAAAGTAAAGTGGTTATTTTGGGTCAAGACCCTTACCACAATCCTGGACAAGCGACTGGCATGAGCTTCTCCGTAATGCCGGGCGTGAGTTTACCGCCGTCACTAAAGAATATCTACCAAGAATTGTACGATGACGTGGGTTGTCTTCCGGTTCAGCACGGTTACCTCAAAAAGTGGGCTGATCAGGGTGTACTAATGCTCAATGCGGTTTTGACCGTGCCATACGGTCAAGCTAATGGCCACCAAGGCCAGGGTTGGGAAGAAGTAACTGATGCTGCAATTAAGGCTTTAAGTGACCGGGGACGGATAGTTTTTATTCTGTGGGGGAGATACGCTCAAAATAAGATTACCCTAATTGATCAGGACAAAAACGTGGTAATTAAGTCAGCCCATCCTAGTCCGTTTTCAGCTGACCGGGGATTTTTTGGATCGAGACCGTTCTCACGGTGTAATGCAGCTTTGAAGGATTTTGGGGCAACCCCTATCGACTGGCAATTACCTGAACAAATTACACAAGCAGATTTAGCATAG